One genomic window of Chanos chanos chromosome 13, fChaCha1.1, whole genome shotgun sequence includes the following:
- the arl6ip1 gene encoding ADP-ribosylation factor-like protein 6-interacting protein 1 has translation MAEGDNKSANLLAQETAQLEEQLQGWGEVILAADQFLRWEKAWFPGALMGVTTLLFTLIYYLDPSVLTGLSCTVMILCLADYLVPTLAPRVFGSNKWTTEQQQRFHEICGNLVKTQRRVLGWGKRLFALKEEKPKMYFLSVISSLLVVAWIGQQVHNLFLTYLIVSFLLLLPGLNQHGIISKYAGMAKREINKLLKQKEKKNE, from the exons ATGGCAGAGGGCGATAACAAGAGTGCGAATCTTCTA GCTCAGGAGACAGCTCAGTTGGAGGAACAGCTGCAAGGATGGGGCGAGGTTATTCTGGCCGCTGATCAGTTCTTGCGCTGGGAGAAGGCCTGGTTCCCTGGTGCCCTGATGGGGGTTACCACGCTCCTCTTCAC ACTCATCTACTACTTGGACCCGTCTGTGCTGACCGGCCTATCCTGTACTGTGATGATCCTGTGTCTGGCTGACTATCTGGTTCCCACCCTTGCTCCCCGAGTCTTTGGCTCCAACAAATG GACCACCGAGCAGCAGCAGCGTTTCCATGAGATCTGTGGGAATCTGGTGAAGACCCAGCGCCGTGTGCTTGGATGGGGCAAGCGCCTGTTTGCGCTGAAGGAGGAGAAGCCTAAAATG TACTTCCTGTCTGTGATCAGCAGCCTCTTGGTGGTGGCCTGGATTGGACAGCAAGTCCATAACCTCTTCCTCACATATCTGATTG tgagtttcctcctcctcctgcccgGCCTCAACCAGCACGGCATCATATCCAAGTACGCAGGCATGGCCAAGAGAGAGATCAACAAACTcctcaaacagaaagagaaaaagaatgagtaa
- the LOC115826094 gene encoding uncharacterized protein LOC115826094, with the protein MPSCCAYNCKNRSDSAKPGLSFHRFPFKDPKRLKEWVRQTKWKNWSPTLASALCSEHFEEKYLERGGNVTRLKHTAVPTIFNFPKHLQKFPEEILPSPESSVLYEESEEERPPMKPAEEIDWGRISFHPSLFHDDYCLPKSIQWVKEDEQNGGVGKIENLRTQGLLFIPKRSIKVKGRWQWLGVEVKGPLSLTHSGNKFVLSVLDYYSRWVETYPMKTCNSEEIAQNIHDLVTRCGYPYGFLSRVSPRFLREINSSLSKLVQLENTSFVNFHPQAISLDQVTSSLIDRMVFNLAKEHPDSWDLCLPASSGLSP; encoded by the exons ATGCCCTCTTGTTGTGCATACAATTGTAAGAATCGTTCTGATTCTGCGAAACCAGGCTTATCTTTTCATAG GTTTCCTTTTAAAGATCCCAAAAGGCTGAAAGAGTGGGTCCGtcagacaaaatggaaaaactgGTCCCCTACCCTGgcatctgctctctgctctgaacaCTTTGAGGAGAAATATTTGGAGCGAGGGGGAAATGTAACACGCCTAAAGCACACTGCTGTACCAACAATATTTAACTTTCCTAAACATCTGCAGAAG tTTCCTGAGGAAATATTACCCAGTCCAGAGAGCAGTGTCTTATATGAGGAGTCAGAAGAGGaacg ACCCCCGATGAAGCCTGCTGAGGAGATTGACTGGGGCAGGATTTCATTTCATCCCAGTCTTTTCCATGATGATTACTGCTTGCCAAAG AGCATTCAGTGGGTAAAGGAGGATGAACAAAATGGAGGTGTG GGAAAGATTGAAAATCTACGTACACAAGGATTACTTTTTATTCCAAAGCGTTCAATTAAG GTTAAAGGCCGGTGGCAGTGGTTGGGAGTTGAGGTGAAAGGCCCTCTCTCGTTGACCCACAGTGGAAACAAGTTTGTTTTATCAGTCTTGGACTACTACTCAAGATGGGTGGAGACTTACCCAATGAAAACATGCAACAGTGAAGAAATTGCCCAAAACATTCACGATCTTGTTACCCGCTGTGGCTACCCTTACGGATTCCTCTCCCGCGTCAGCCCCAGGTTCCTCAGAGAG ATCAATAGTTCCTTGAGTAAGCTTGTGCAGTTGGAGAATACCTCTTTTGTAAACTTCCATCCTCAAGCCATCTCCCTGGACCAAGTGACCAGCTCCCTAATCGACAG GATGGTGTTTAACTTGGCCaaagagcatccagacagttgGGACTTGTGTCTTCCTGCAA GCAGCGGCCTCTCACCTTAA